The Synchiropus splendidus isolate RoL2022-P1 chromosome 1, RoL_Sspl_1.0, whole genome shotgun sequence genome includes a window with the following:
- the orc4 gene encoding origin recognition complex subunit 4 isoform X1 — MSKRKSKEAHLPVGECIRKLQTVLRQRLCQQMLPSSLEGLEAQHKHLLELLKRTAAHGESNSVLIVGPRGSGKTMLLKCVLRDLLKEADVQRTLLQVHLNGLLQTDDRIALKEITRQLNLENVVGDKVFGSFAENLAFLLEALKKGDRSSSRPVLFVLDEFDLFAHHKNQTLLYNLFDVSQSAQAPIAVVGVTCRLDVLELLEKRVKSRFSHRQIHLLSSLTFPQYLHQVGSQLSLADDFPDAKFCQDWNSSIQALCQDKSVEEVLRRHFNSSKDFRSMQMLLMFCLGRVSIKNPTVRPVDLQEASRLCFSDAKANMLHGLSILELCLIIAMKHLNDIYEGEPFNLQMVHNEFKKFLQRKSSSMYNFEQPVIMKAFEHLQQLELIRPADSATLKTQREYQLMRLMLDPSQIMEALQKYPQCPTDVKQWAMSAFG; from the exons ATGAGTAAGCGGAAGAGCAAAGAAGCCCACCTGCCGGTTGGCGAATGCATCAGAAAG CTCCAGACTGTCCTACGGCAGCGCCTGTGTCAGCAGATGTTACCCAGCTCGCTCGAGGGACTGGAGGCTCAACACAA ACACTTGTTAGAGCTGCTGAAGCGGACGGCGGCTCACGGCGAGAGTAACTCTGTACTCATCGTTGGTCCCAGAGGCTCCGGGAAGACCATG CTGTTGAAGTGTGTGTTGCGAGATCTGCTGAAAGAGGCTGATGTCCAGAGAACGCTTCTTCAAGTCCATCTCAATG GCCTCCTGCAGACCGATGACAGAATTGCGCTCAAAGAAATAACGCGGCAACTCAACTTGGAAAACGTTGTCGGTGACAAAGTGTTT GGAAGTTTTGCAGAGAATCTGGCTTTCCTGTTGGAGGCGCTGAAGAAAG GCGACCGCAGCAGCAGTCGCCCTGTCCTGTTTGTCTTGGATGAGTTTGACTTGTTCGCCCACCACAAGAACCAGACTCTACTCTACAACCTCTTCGACGTGTCCCAGTCGGCGCAGGCTCCGATTGCGGTGGTGGGCGTGACCTGTCGACTG GACgttctggagctgctggagaagcgTGTCAAGTCACGGTTTTCCCACCGTCAGATTCATCTTCTCAGCAGTTTGACCTTCCCTCAGTATCTCCACCAAGTCGGCTCGCAGCTGAGCCTCGCTGATGATTTCCCTGACGCCAAGTTCTGTCAAGACTGGAACAGTAGCATCCAG GCTCTTTGCCAAGACAAGTCGGTGGAGGAGGTCCTCAGGAGGCACTTCAACTCCAGCAAAGACTTCCGCTCCATGCAGATGCTTCTG ATGTTTTGTTTAGGCAGAGTCTCCATCAAAAACCCGACTGTCAGACCTGTCGACCTGCAGGAAGCCAGTCGATTGTGCTTCAGTGATGCCAAGGCCAACATGTTACACG GTCTCTCCATCTTAGAACTCTGTCTGATCATTGCCATGAAGCATCTCAACGACATCTACGAAGGAGAACCGTTCAACCTTCAGATGGTCCACAACG AGTTCAAGAAGTTCCTTCAGAGGAAGTCCAGTTCGATGTACAACTTTGAGCAGCCCGTCATCATGAAG GCCTTCGAGCActtgcagcagctggagttgaTCCGACCTGCTGACAGCGCTACCTTGAAGACACAGAGGGAATACCAGCTGATGAGACTGATGCTGGACCCCAGCCAGATCATGGAGGCCCTGCAGAAGTACCCACAATGCCCCACTGACGTCAAGCAGTGGGCCATGTCTGCCTTTGGCTAG
- the orc4 gene encoding origin recognition complex subunit 4 isoform X2, translated as MSKRKSKEAHLPVGECIRKLQTVLRQRLCQQMLPSSLEGLEAQHKHLLELLKRTAAHGESNSVLIVGPRGSGKTMLLKCVLRDLLKEADVQRTLLQVHLNGLLQTDDRIALKEITRQLNLENVVGDKVFGSFAENLAFLLEALKKGDRSSSRPVLFVLDEFDLFAHHKNQTLLYNLFDVSQSAQAPIAVVGVTCRLDVLELLEKRVKSRFSHRQIHLLSSLTFPQYLHQVGSQLSLADDFPDAKFCQDWNSSIQALCQDKSVEEVLRRHFNSSKDFRSMQMLLMFCLGRVSIKNPTVRPVDLQEASRLCFSDAKANMLHELCLIIAMKHLNDIYEGEPFNLQMVHNEFKKFLQRKSSSMYNFEQPVIMKAFEHLQQLELIRPADSATLKTQREYQLMRLMLDPSQIMEALQKYPQCPTDVKQWAMSAFG; from the exons ATGAGTAAGCGGAAGAGCAAAGAAGCCCACCTGCCGGTTGGCGAATGCATCAGAAAG CTCCAGACTGTCCTACGGCAGCGCCTGTGTCAGCAGATGTTACCCAGCTCGCTCGAGGGACTGGAGGCTCAACACAA ACACTTGTTAGAGCTGCTGAAGCGGACGGCGGCTCACGGCGAGAGTAACTCTGTACTCATCGTTGGTCCCAGAGGCTCCGGGAAGACCATG CTGTTGAAGTGTGTGTTGCGAGATCTGCTGAAAGAGGCTGATGTCCAGAGAACGCTTCTTCAAGTCCATCTCAATG GCCTCCTGCAGACCGATGACAGAATTGCGCTCAAAGAAATAACGCGGCAACTCAACTTGGAAAACGTTGTCGGTGACAAAGTGTTT GGAAGTTTTGCAGAGAATCTGGCTTTCCTGTTGGAGGCGCTGAAGAAAG GCGACCGCAGCAGCAGTCGCCCTGTCCTGTTTGTCTTGGATGAGTTTGACTTGTTCGCCCACCACAAGAACCAGACTCTACTCTACAACCTCTTCGACGTGTCCCAGTCGGCGCAGGCTCCGATTGCGGTGGTGGGCGTGACCTGTCGACTG GACgttctggagctgctggagaagcgTGTCAAGTCACGGTTTTCCCACCGTCAGATTCATCTTCTCAGCAGTTTGACCTTCCCTCAGTATCTCCACCAAGTCGGCTCGCAGCTGAGCCTCGCTGATGATTTCCCTGACGCCAAGTTCTGTCAAGACTGGAACAGTAGCATCCAG GCTCTTTGCCAAGACAAGTCGGTGGAGGAGGTCCTCAGGAGGCACTTCAACTCCAGCAAAGACTTCCGCTCCATGCAGATGCTTCTG ATGTTTTGTTTAGGCAGAGTCTCCATCAAAAACCCGACTGTCAGACCTGTCGACCTGCAGGAAGCCAGTCGATTGTGCTTCAGTGATGCCAAGGCCAACATGTTACACG AACTCTGTCTGATCATTGCCATGAAGCATCTCAACGACATCTACGAAGGAGAACCGTTCAACCTTCAGATGGTCCACAACG AGTTCAAGAAGTTCCTTCAGAGGAAGTCCAGTTCGATGTACAACTTTGAGCAGCCCGTCATCATGAAG GCCTTCGAGCActtgcagcagctggagttgaTCCGACCTGCTGACAGCGCTACCTTGAAGACACAGAGGGAATACCAGCTGATGAGACTGATGCTGGACCCCAGCCAGATCATGGAGGCCCTGCAGAAGTACCCACAATGCCCCACTGACGTCAAGCAGTGGGCCATGTCTGCCTTTGGCTAG